From Cyanobium sp. Tous-M-B4, the proteins below share one genomic window:
- a CDS encoding sensor domain-containing phosphodiesterase: MQEAPIPEEDSARLKELHSYGVLDTPSEAIFDDITYLVQDITGAKIGVISLIDENRQWFKSCVGLEDAPKETPRNISFCGHTIVQRRPLIINDALEDDRFADNPLVQGEPRIRFYAGFPLIAANGMALGSLCAIDMEPRALTPRQITSLERLARQVVSQMELRREAHLLQSAELALQSQGGNGEATPGIQLLSDINPVMDREQLQQMLSLLLELDQPPCFALARCKFKEYSRVNATLGAAAANSLVQTGLERLRSCLPVQASTACFSDDELVIVLPHLSEEGAITEIAERCIDSLEAPLKLNDRDIELGISMGIAIFKNNYSDIDSLLSDASIAQRIAITDRSENSNFNFINLAARLAAQHHYQVETDLRRTIRRNEITPYLQPIVDLATGKPVGMECLMRWRTDSGEMLLPDKFLPISHLAGLSGELDLQIIQKAIQASHELATAAPGRPLQLSVNLSALLLENEGQRNRLLQLVRSNPLPNKWQLQVELVEDYLQDNGSELGAFLNTLRRQGVAIAIDDFGTGYSSLSRLHNYPVSTVKVDSSFIKRIDAKSNPTNQLLKTIQNLCADLGLESTAEGVETESQRTWLLQNGYKHGQGYLFSRPMSVAAASHHLANIH, from the coding sequence GTGCAAGAAGCGCCCATACCCGAAGAGGATTCGGCTCGCCTCAAGGAACTGCATAGCTACGGCGTACTTGATACACCATCTGAAGCTATATTCGACGACATCACTTACTTAGTTCAAGATATTACTGGCGCAAAAATAGGAGTTATAAGCCTTATTGACGAGAATCGTCAGTGGTTTAAGTCTTGCGTTGGCCTCGAAGACGCCCCCAAGGAAACGCCGAGAAATATTTCATTTTGCGGCCACACAATCGTTCAGCGCCGGCCTTTAATTATAAACGACGCCCTTGAAGATGATCGCTTTGCCGATAATCCACTTGTTCAAGGTGAGCCTCGCATCCGTTTTTACGCCGGCTTCCCCCTAATCGCCGCCAACGGCATGGCGTTGGGCAGCCTTTGCGCCATTGACATGGAGCCGAGGGCGCTCACGCCCCGGCAGATCACCTCCCTAGAGCGACTGGCTCGCCAAGTGGTAAGCCAGATGGAACTGCGGCGAGAAGCCCATCTACTGCAATCTGCCGAATTGGCACTTCAATCTCAAGGTGGAAACGGAGAGGCCACGCCAGGCATCCAGCTGCTTAGTGACATCAATCCAGTAATGGATCGAGAGCAGTTGCAACAGATGCTGAGCCTGCTGCTTGAACTAGATCAACCACCCTGCTTTGCACTGGCACGCTGCAAATTTAAGGAGTATTCCCGCGTTAACGCCACCCTTGGGGCTGCCGCAGCCAACAGCCTGGTCCAAACGGGCTTGGAGCGCCTACGCAGCTGTTTACCGGTTCAAGCATCAACCGCCTGCTTCTCAGATGACGAATTAGTAATTGTGCTCCCCCACCTCTCAGAAGAAGGGGCTATCACAGAGATCGCAGAAAGATGTATAGACAGTCTCGAGGCACCATTAAAACTAAATGACCGCGATATTGAGCTAGGCATAAGCATGGGCATTGCGATCTTCAAAAACAACTACAGCGATATTGATTCTCTACTCTCTGACGCCAGCATCGCCCAACGCATAGCCATCACTGATCGCTCAGAAAATAGCAACTTCAACTTCATCAACCTAGCCGCACGACTGGCGGCGCAGCATCACTATCAAGTGGAGACAGACCTGCGCCGCACCATTCGACGCAACGAAATCACCCCCTATCTTCAACCGATTGTTGATCTAGCCACGGGCAAACCCGTAGGCATGGAATGCCTGATGCGCTGGCGCACCGACAGCGGCGAGATGCTGCTGCCCGACAAATTTTTGCCCATATCCCATCTGGCCGGGCTCAGCGGTGAACTCGACCTCCAGATCATCCAAAAAGCAATCCAAGCCAGCCATGAACTAGCAACCGCTGCGCCAGGGCGGCCGCTGCAACTCTCGGTTAACCTCTCTGCCCTTCTGCTGGAAAATGAAGGTCAGCGCAACCGATTACTACAGCTGGTTCGCTCCAACCCTTTGCCAAATAAATGGCAGCTGCAAGTGGAGCTGGTAGAGGATTACTTACAAGACAACGGCTCGGAACTGGGAGCCTTCCTCAACACACTGCGACGCCAAGGTGTAGCCATCGCCATCGACGACTTTGGCACGGGCTATTCCTCACTCAGCCGCCTCCACAACTATCCTGTGAGCACGGTCAAAGTTGATTCTAGCTTTATTAAACGCATCGATGCCAAGAGCAATCCCACCAATCAATTACTGAAAACCATCCAAAATCTCTGCGCCGATTTAGGCCTGGAAAGCACAGCTGAAGGGGTCGAAACCGAATCTCAACGCACCTGGTTGCTGCAAAACGGATATAAGCATGGCCAGGGTTACCTATTCAGTCGGCCAATGTCGGTGGCTGCTGCAAGCCACCACTTAGCCAACATTCACTGA
- a CDS encoding GGDEF domain-containing protein — protein MLLNLQPLPLFYGIQVLLGSILPILALLLWRTGWVIPVGCIASLVTWQAWGHPWAVVIFSAEITWLTLGLQRLSRRNDQVSTGAVIPLAIGYWLLLGAPMVAIFYGLILRIDPSNVAVTALKQVVNGVLNATIAFVLFMVISAFQNRKGHGNGISLRGVIVGLVLITMTVPTLIITMSSGYQLELAIQQAELDNLKVVNRSVAASRPWSEIPGGNVAYRRVEANGKSTSSDPELFSQLDKNFTDGGRTYVHPPELAVLISKQPLPALKKWVNGYWSYSQLHASQGQPSLLIQVVQPAGTLVKRMQDQSSQLLMVVLITLLLGTAASMTIGTLFEREINKVLQPMLTSPDGLSTLAPSLINELRVMVLLINQRIQQVRWLTVDLQETNQALRRSRDELEQINTSDLLTGCGNRNALFLRLKEECLRCRRTGEPLSCITIDVDGLTKINDRFGHEIGDLVLKRVASAVRQRLRITDHFFRSGGDEFVVVATDCNGAAAQEMAADLQALVSQLELGSKQDPVPTSITTGISSLEGDELKPDTLLARSDADMRQARQNGNI, from the coding sequence GTGCTCCTGAACCTGCAGCCCCTGCCACTCTTTTATGGCATCCAGGTGTTGCTGGGTTCGATCCTGCCGATCCTGGCCCTGCTGCTCTGGCGCACCGGCTGGGTAATTCCGGTGGGCTGCATCGCCAGCTTGGTGACCTGGCAGGCATGGGGACATCCTTGGGCGGTGGTGATCTTCAGCGCCGAAATCACCTGGCTAACCCTCGGCCTACAACGCCTGAGCCGCCGCAATGATCAAGTAAGCACTGGCGCAGTTATCCCCCTGGCGATCGGCTACTGGCTTCTGCTGGGGGCGCCCATGGTGGCCATTTTTTATGGCCTAATACTTCGAATAGACCCCAGCAACGTAGCCGTCACGGCACTGAAACAAGTTGTCAATGGGGTCCTTAACGCCACCATTGCATTCGTGCTGTTCATGGTAATCAGCGCCTTTCAGAACCGCAAGGGCCATGGCAATGGCATCTCGTTGCGGGGGGTGATTGTAGGGCTGGTGCTGATCACCATGACCGTGCCAACCCTAATCATCACTATGAGCTCCGGCTATCAGCTGGAGCTGGCGATACAGCAAGCGGAGCTTGACAATCTAAAAGTAGTAAATCGATCTGTTGCCGCATCCAGACCTTGGTCTGAGATACCGGGCGGGAATGTGGCCTACCGACGTGTCGAGGCCAATGGCAAGAGCACCAGCTCCGATCCTGAACTGTTCAGTCAGCTCGACAAGAACTTCACCGATGGGGGACGCACCTATGTGCATCCCCCCGAGTTGGCGGTGCTGATCTCCAAGCAACCCCTACCCGCGCTGAAGAAATGGGTAAATGGCTACTGGAGTTACAGCCAGCTGCATGCCAGCCAAGGCCAGCCGTCCTTATTGATCCAGGTAGTGCAGCCCGCTGGCACACTGGTGAAACGGATGCAAGATCAAAGCTCGCAGCTGTTGATGGTTGTTCTGATCACTCTGCTGCTTGGAACTGCCGCCAGCATGACAATTGGCACATTGTTTGAGCGCGAAATCAATAAAGTGCTGCAGCCGATGCTTACAAGCCCAGACGGTCTGAGCACACTTGCCCCCTCTCTGATCAACGAACTGCGCGTAATGGTGCTGTTGATCAACCAAAGGATCCAGCAGGTGCGCTGGCTGACCGTTGATCTGCAAGAGACCAACCAAGCTCTGCGCCGATCACGCGACGAGCTCGAACAGATCAATACCAGCGACTTACTCACCGGCTGCGGTAATCGCAATGCCCTGTTCCTAAGGCTCAAAGAGGAATGCCTGCGCTGCCGCCGCACCGGCGAGCCCCTCAGCTGCATCACCATCGACGTGGATGGTCTCACCAAAATCAATGACCGCTTTGGCCATGAAATCGGCGACTTAGTTCTGAAACGAGTGGCCAGTGCGGTACGCCAACGGCTGCGCATCACCGACCACTTCTTCCGCAGCGGCGGGGATGAATTCGTAGTGGTGGCCACCGATTGCAATGGGGCTGCCGCCCAGGAAATGGCTGCAGATCTACAAGCACTGGTGAGCCAGCTGGAGCTAGGCAGCAAGCAGGACCCAGTGCCCACCAGCATCACCACTGGAATCAGCAGCCTAGAGGGTGATGAACTCAAACCCGATACCCTGCTGGCCCGCTCGGATGCGGACATGCGCCAGGCCAGACAAAATGGGAACATCTGA
- a CDS encoding ABC transporter substrate-binding protein: MGISAPRGLCRESFGLAVIGFVWAAVAGCTAKPEQVKVPVSSWPGYEYFYLAERQGLAERYGFKLVTSQFTDPQEIVHSYLRGELNVAQLTTVELIDICARKPERCPVVVLILDESRGGDIIAARNGIDSLQALAGKSIGTTFSTLGPYFVSRALQSFGLSLDQVEIRNMPMAEMPAALAKGSIDAVAFYPPFSDFAARDGHSKVLFDSRQTPGEIFDVLAVDPSYLHSHSAALAKLVKVWQDAHQLAQTRPKQSIGLMADRQKVSAKEFQQAERGLVYYGLVEQKEMLAPGGAMERNLKSVQKVHEDLELVRIGAQLPSVTNRLVEAALR, encoded by the coding sequence ATGGGCATCTCGGCGCCAAGGGGCTTGTGTCGCGAGTCGTTCGGCCTGGCTGTAATTGGCTTCGTCTGGGCGGCGGTGGCAGGTTGCACTGCCAAGCCTGAGCAGGTCAAGGTGCCCGTATCGAGCTGGCCGGGGTATGAATATTTTTATTTGGCTGAGAGGCAGGGCCTGGCTGAGCGTTACGGCTTCAAATTAGTAACATCTCAGTTTACGGATCCCCAGGAAATAGTTCATTCCTATCTGCGGGGTGAACTCAATGTGGCTCAACTCACTACTGTAGAGCTCATTGATATCTGCGCTAGGAAGCCAGAGCGCTGCCCTGTGGTGGTGCTGATTCTGGATGAATCTCGTGGTGGCGATATTATTGCGGCGCGCAATGGTATTGATTCTTTGCAGGCCCTAGCGGGTAAGAGTATTGGTACAACTTTTTCAACCCTTGGCCCCTATTTTGTTAGTCGGGCTTTACAGAGTTTCGGGTTGAGCCTAGATCAGGTGGAGATCCGTAATATGCCGATGGCGGAAATGCCCGCTGCCTTGGCTAAGGGCAGCATTGATGCAGTCGCCTTTTACCCACCGTTTAGTGACTTTGCAGCGCGAGATGGCCATTCCAAGGTGCTATTTGACAGTCGGCAAACCCCGGGCGAAATCTTTGATGTATTGGCTGTTGATCCTTCGTATCTTCATAGCCATTCCGCTGCTCTGGCAAAGCTTGTAAAGGTCTGGCAAGACGCTCACCAATTGGCCCAGACCCGTCCAAAGCAGTCGATAGGCCTGATGGCTGATCGGCAGAAAGTGAGTGCCAAGGAATTTCAGCAGGCTGAACGAGGCTTGGTTTATTATGGACTTGTTGAGCAGAAGGAAATGTTGGCTCCGGGGGGTGCGATGGAGCGCAATCTCAAGTCTGTCCAAAAGGTGCACGAGGATTTGGAACTGGTGCGGATTGGCGCCCAGCTGCCTTCAGTAACTAACCGCTTGGTGGAAGCAGCCCTGCGATGA
- a CDS encoding ABC transporter substrate-binding protein, translating to MAITSWPGFEYLYLAEQRRLGHRYGLDLRVQQYTSIEDQRLAYGRGDVEVIATNLPDAITICQEVPKRCPELFLVIDQSEGADVIISKSDIGDVRGLVGQTVGLERTVLSEYLLLRAFETKQVPFDQVHLMHEGPSALVSALSKGKVAAIVTYPPHSNLLREDSRYRVLFSSAQIPGEIVDILAVNPAFAKRHPGMIRALVRTWWAAQALARAEPISSQALMAKREQVSPAEFVASERGIRYPTSADQAEMLAPTGSVARVLARMAGQMISAGRLSAKTPLPTPTQAFLPKPEKMVTFLVK from the coding sequence GTGGCGATTACCAGTTGGCCTGGCTTCGAGTATCTGTATTTGGCTGAGCAGCGGCGGCTGGGTCACCGCTATGGGCTCGATTTGCGTGTCCAGCAATACACCTCTATTGAGGACCAGCGGCTTGCTTATGGCCGTGGGGACGTTGAGGTCATCGCTACTAATCTTCCGGATGCAATCACGATTTGCCAGGAGGTGCCAAAGCGCTGCCCTGAGTTGTTTTTAGTGATTGACCAGTCCGAGGGTGCGGATGTGATTATAAGCAAGAGCGATATTGGAGATGTACGTGGTTTGGTTGGTCAGACTGTGGGGCTGGAGCGCACTGTGCTTTCTGAATATCTGCTTTTGCGTGCTTTTGAAACCAAGCAAGTTCCATTTGACCAGGTGCACCTCATGCACGAAGGGCCCAGCGCCCTTGTTAGCGCGCTGAGCAAGGGCAAGGTTGCCGCCATTGTTACCTATCCACCTCATTCGAATCTCCTGCGTGAGGATTCTCGCTATCGGGTTTTATTTAGTTCTGCTCAAATACCCGGGGAGATTGTTGATATCTTGGCTGTAAATCCTGCTTTTGCTAAGCGCCATCCGGGCATGATTAGGGCACTAGTGCGCACTTGGTGGGCAGCTCAGGCCCTGGCCAGGGCCGAACCAATTTCCTCCCAGGCCCTGATGGCTAAACGAGAGCAGGTAAGCCCGGCAGAGTTTGTGGCTTCTGAGCGCGGCATTCGTTATCCAACATCAGCCGATCAGGCGGAAATGCTTGCTCCAACTGGCTCGGTTGCTCGCGTGCTCGCCCGCATGGCAGGCCAGATGATTTCCGCAGGTCGCCTTTCGGCCAAGACGCCACTGCCAACCCCCACCCAGGCTTTTCTGCCAAAACCAGAAAAAATGGTTACCTTTTTAGTGAAATAG
- a CDS encoding diguanylate cyclase — translation MALLAGALVLSYNAREIERSATNLERILSVSMTGYRPLHDLQRDLQRATVNQGLESALVVDTRGVVLVASNNALVNLPLPHVLQLAGEQPLRALFADCPSKDGVVSCLNQDRRVFVGPLPWLGGDFLVTMRQSPLALEDRGGGFGDRATLITVVNLDTQRNEALTFVLLVFIAGTLPLIFGSLGLLLMLRRHLLPELLNMAQIDALSGIFNRRTFMETAREVLAKAQQVGVPCSMALIDVDHFKAINDNNGHEVGDQVIRHVSKFLAGAGRSSDLVGRLGGDEFIILLQNPRERAVQMLDRTRQQLQVSPLHKDDGGVVEVELSVGVASTAGASGYDLELLMAAADGALYVAKGRGRHQVVCLEMEGTQLQVPFA, via the coding sequence ATGGCGCTTCTGGCTGGTGCCTTGGTGCTCTCCTACAACGCTAGGGAGATTGAGCGGAGTGCCACCAACCTGGAGCGCATCCTCAGCGTGAGCATGACTGGCTACCGTCCGTTGCATGATCTGCAGCGTGATTTGCAGCGGGCAACTGTCAATCAGGGTTTAGAGAGTGCCCTAGTTGTAGATACTCGCGGGGTCGTGCTGGTGGCCTCCAACAATGCCCTGGTGAACCTGCCCCTGCCCCATGTGTTGCAGCTGGCAGGTGAGCAGCCTTTGAGGGCGCTGTTTGCTGATTGCCCCAGCAAAGACGGGGTGGTGAGCTGCCTCAACCAGGACCGGCGCGTTTTTGTTGGTCCCCTGCCCTGGCTTGGTGGTGATTTCCTAGTGACGATGCGGCAGTCACCCCTGGCCCTGGAGGATCGGGGGGGTGGATTTGGCGATCGGGCCACCCTGATCACTGTTGTCAACCTGGACACCCAGCGCAATGAAGCGCTCACTTTTGTGCTGTTGGTCTTTATTGCCGGCACCCTGCCCCTGATCTTTGGCTCCCTGGGTTTGTTGTTGATGCTGCGTCGTCACTTGCTGCCCGAGTTGCTCAATATGGCTCAGATTGATGCCCTTTCCGGTATCTTTAATCGGCGCACTTTCATGGAGACTGCTAGGGAAGTGCTCGCCAAGGCGCAGCAAGTGGGTGTGCCTTGCTCCATGGCCTTGATCGATGTTGATCACTTCAAGGCCATCAATGACAACAATGGTCATGAAGTGGGGGATCAGGTGATTCGCCACGTCTCTAAGTTCTTGGCTGGTGCGGGCCGCAGCTCAGATCTGGTGGGGCGATTGGGTGGGGACGAATTCATAATCCTGCTGCAAAACCCCCGCGAACGCGCTGTGCAGATGTTGGATCGAACTCGTCAGCAGTTGCAGGTGAGCCCGCTGCACAAGGACGACGGCGGCGTGGTGGAGGTGGAGCTTTCCGTTGGAGTTGCCTCCACGGCAGGAGCGAGCGGCTACGACTTGGAGTTGTTGATGGCCGCCGCCGACGGCGCGCTTTACGTGGCTAAGGGTCGCGGCCGCCATCAGGTGGTTTGTTTGGAAATGGAGGGCACCCAATTGCAGGTACCTTTTGCTTAG
- a CDS encoding transglutaminase family protein, translating to MRARVTHTFTYRYSAPVLLGPHRFCLKPRGHGFQRLLDFQLVVTPEPGRLYPLVAASGDEILRARFNGPTDAFIVRASSLVETETAPLLQICLEGSEPMLPYPVGQLNGDLAGSLEGWLPNGQHDPAAVDMAQEALMGSDQRALMFLQQLVEIIQDRVKYTQRHVGPAWPAGRTLKERVGSCRDLAMLMVEACRCVGLPARFVSGYHLVEPKPESYDLHAWAEVYLPGAGWRGFDPSGIGVIDDRYITLATSSKPELTAAVTGSFSGPNGVESLLEWGIEADIQEPAATMQSA from the coding sequence ATGCGTGCCCGCGTAACCCACACCTTCACCTACCGCTACAGCGCTCCGGTGCTGCTGGGTCCGCACCGGTTCTGCCTGAAGCCCCGGGGCCACGGCTTTCAGCGGCTGCTGGACTTCCAGCTGGTAGTGACGCCTGAGCCAGGGCGGCTCTACCCCTTGGTGGCAGCCAGCGGCGATGAAATTCTGCGGGCCCGTTTCAACGGGCCAACAGATGCGTTCATCGTGCGGGCCAGCAGCCTGGTGGAAACGGAAACGGCACCACTGCTGCAGATTTGCCTGGAGGGCAGCGAACCGATGCTGCCATACCCGGTGGGCCAGCTGAACGGTGACCTGGCCGGCAGCCTCGAGGGCTGGCTACCCAATGGCCAGCACGATCCAGCCGCGGTGGACATGGCCCAAGAAGCGCTGATGGGCAGCGATCAACGGGCGCTGATGTTTCTGCAACAGCTGGTGGAGATCATTCAAGACCGGGTCAAGTACACCCAGCGACACGTGGGTCCGGCCTGGCCCGCCGGCCGCACCCTCAAGGAAAGGGTGGGGTCCTGCCGAGACCTGGCGATGCTGATGGTGGAAGCCTGCCGCTGCGTGGGTTTACCGGCTCGCTTCGTGAGCGGCTACCACCTGGTAGAACCAAAGCCGGAGAGCTACGACCTGCACGCCTGGGCCGAGGTGTATCTGCCAGGTGCAGGCTGGCGGGGCTTTGATCCCAGCGGCATAGGCGTAATCGACGATCGCTACATCACCTTGGCCACTTCCTCCAAGCCGGAGCTGACCGCCGCAGTCACCGGCAGCTTTTCAGGGCCGAATGGCGTCGAAAGCCTGCTGGAATGGGGCATTGAGGCAGACATCCAAGAGCCAGCCGCAACCATGCAGTCCGCCTAA
- a CDS encoding alpha-E domain-containing protein translates to MLSRVADSLYWINRYVERAENISRFVEVSEAMALDCPPGSAEPWLPLVDASGDRELFDRLYPEGRPEQVVEFLVRAEANPNSVVSCIAIARENARQIRDVITTEMWEQLNDIYWTLFDNKGFWDQPPQEQLRDIRRSCQLFYGITDATLSRDLSWQFSRLGRVLERAEKTTRILDVKYFLLLPSPDEVGGVLDELQWISLLRSAGAYQMFRQSRQQAIEPKAVASFLLLDPIFPRSVRYCLERIHETLRIVRGQAVPGAPDELECLSGLTLARWSYSRIDELIAGGLHESIDGLQSDLNRLHDLIEQRYFIADHACVPA, encoded by the coding sequence ATGCTGAGCCGCGTCGCCGACTCCCTTTATTGGATCAACCGCTATGTGGAGCGGGCCGAAAACATCTCCCGCTTTGTGGAGGTGAGCGAAGCGATGGCCCTCGACTGCCCACCCGGCAGCGCCGAACCCTGGCTACCGCTGGTTGATGCCAGTGGCGATCGGGAACTATTTGACCGTCTCTATCCAGAAGGACGCCCGGAGCAGGTGGTGGAGTTTCTGGTGCGCGCCGAGGCCAATCCCAACAGCGTGGTGAGCTGCATCGCCATCGCCCGCGAAAACGCTCGCCAGATCCGCGATGTAATCACCACCGAAATGTGGGAACAGCTCAACGACATCTATTGGACGCTGTTCGACAACAAGGGCTTCTGGGATCAGCCGCCCCAGGAGCAACTTCGCGACATCCGCCGGTCCTGCCAACTTTTCTATGGCATCACGGATGCCACCCTCAGCCGCGACCTCTCCTGGCAATTCAGCCGCCTGGGGCGGGTGCTGGAACGGGCTGAAAAAACCACCCGCATCCTCGATGTGAAGTACTTCCTGCTGCTGCCTTCACCTGATGAGGTGGGCGGCGTGCTCGATGAACTGCAGTGGATTTCGCTACTGCGTAGCGCCGGTGCCTATCAAATGTTCCGTCAGTCGCGCCAGCAGGCGATCGAGCCCAAGGCGGTGGCCAGCTTCCTGCTGCTCGACCCGATCTTTCCGCGCTCGGTGCGCTACTGCCTGGAGCGCATCCACGAAACCTTGAGAATCGTGCGCGGCCAGGCGGTGCCAGGAGCTCCAGACGAGCTCGAATGCCTCAGCGGCCTCACCCTGGCCCGCTGGAGCTACAGCCGCATCGACGAGCTGATTGCGGGAGGCTTGCACGAGTCGATCGACGGCCTGCAGAGCGACCTCAACCGGCTCCATGATCTGATCGAACAGCGCTACTTCATCGCCGACCACGCATGCGTGCCCGCGTAA